The Triticum aestivum cultivar Chinese Spring chromosome 4B, IWGSC CS RefSeq v2.1, whole genome shotgun sequence sequence GACATGAAGGTGATAAGATGGTGTGGCATCCTCCAGGTTCGGTTTATATTTACTAGACAAACAAACTTGTCGTTCATTTCGTCATCCATCTAGGTCTTAATCATAACATAGTTCTTTCCTTATATTTGACGATGGCTCATCAGAGGATAGCTTTGGTGTACTTCGTGGTTGCCCTCATAGAGGTGTTCACCATAAAGGTGCGGCCTGTCACCGTCCGTTCCGGTCCTTACGCCATCTTCCATGCCTACCGGTGGCAATGGTACAATAATGTTTCGCTGATACTTGTCTTTCTGCACTGTAAACTGCATATTCATAATTTTTCCTGTCCCTGATTATGATGGAAAATTCTTGCCATTTCTGACAATCGACAGGTTAGGCGGTTTCATCGTGTTCGTCGTATACATGGTCACGACGTTCTCGCTGTATGTTCCAGATTGGAGCTATGTGTACCATTCGGATGGCGATGTCAATGATGGGAAGCGGTTTACGGTACTTGGAGCTAACCTTTAGGATGCTATCCCTGTTGATTATTTCCGTATTTGATACAAGTACTTGCGTTTTCAGGTACAATGTGGTGTAAGGGGTCACCTGGATCCGGCTTGCAATGCAGTGGGTCATGTTGATAGGGTGGTCTGGGGGATTAATCATCTCTACTCGCAGCCCGTTTGGATCCGGACTAAGGTAGAACTGTAATCTTAATATGTTCATATTTTATTTCACTGTTATGTATAAGTAGCTGCAGAAAGTTTTCCTTACCAGCTAAATGATATACTACACATTAAGCTAGAAAGTGCAAGTCTGACAATATGTGCACTGAAATTGCCATTTTCAGGATTGTACATTTAGCTCACCAGAATCAGGTCCTCTCCGTGCCGATGCTCCATCATGGTGTCTTGCGCCATTCGAACCAGAAGGATTGTTAAGGTTGGAGATCCAACATAGCTTACACTGAATTAATCTTAGTTATATAGTTTGTTTATTTCAAATATTTAAGTATTTTCCCTGTTTTATGTTTCAGCTCAATATCGTCGATTCTATCAGGGACAATTGGAATCCACTATGGCCATGTTCTAATCCATTTCAAGGTGATTATCCAAAACATTGTACCGGTACCATTTGGTTATGATAAAAGCAACTATGACATCAAAGTTTCTTAATATTAGACCCATAAGGAGAGACTGAAACACTGGCTTTCGATGGGCATTTCGCTCCTCTTGCTCGGCATTCTCCTTCACTTCACAAAAGGTTTCCTAACAATCCATTTTCGACACTTGATCTAATTACTACAAACTGTGACCTGAGAATCTTACATCGATCACCCTTCCATTTCAGCCATTCCAATCAATAAGCAACTCTACAGTATCAGTTACGTTTGCTTCACTGCCGGCGCGGCTGGAATAGTTCTGTCAGCTTTCTACATGCTGGTATGGTTTATCATAAGTACCTAGAGCATGAAATTGCTGCATTTCCATTAGCTCTTTCCCAATGATTTACTCATTTCATTGTCACAATGATAGATTGATGTCTGGGGCCTGAGAGTACCATTCTTGTTCCTCGAGTGGATCGGCATGAACGCCATGCTTGTGTACGTCCTAGCGGCACAAGGCATATTTGCAGCATTTGTGAACGGATGGTACTATGAGTCGCAAGATAAAACCCTTGTAAGTAATGGGTGAAGGTTAACTTGGTAGTGACATTTGGAGCCTGTATTTGCATGGGCTTAATTTGTTTGTCTTGTTATTTTTGGCAGGTTAACTGGATCCAAAAGCATGTGTTTGTCAATGTCTGGCATTCAGAAAGGCTGGGAACTCTGCTGTACGTCATATTTGGAGAGATCCTCTTCTGGGGTGTTGTCTCTGGCATCTTGCACAAGCTGGGGATTTATTGGAAACTATGAGAGTTCTGGATGATAGCTGTGTACAATGATCTATTTCTTCCAGCAGTAAATTATGTCATTCGTTTTCATCCAACATTATTTTGATGTAAAAAAAGCGATAATTGTCTTATTCTATTGTCAAATTTGTTGCTTTCAATGTTgtttttagagcatctccaacagccgcgctaaagcgccgcgcgcaaaaaacctgtTAGCGCGCGCGCTGCGGCTGGTTTTGCGCGCCCGCCTGCGCTGGCTTCAGCAGCCGCGctgaaatgcagcgcgcgcgcgccgctccagcagcatgctaaaatgcagcgcgcgcgactcgccgggcattttgcatatatggatattttggacaaaaatgaacatgtaaaatttgacacaaacaagttgatgaataaaagttcatgcccacaagttcatcaaaatcatgcccacaagttcatccaaccaagttcaaatgcaaactaaaagttcaagacatgaaagacacatcaagcttcatcttcatcttcctcttcttcgtcttcgtcctctttcgaagacgactcttccgcctccgaagatgaaccttcctccctatcctcatcacgcaccgcatcacgcaccgcatcatgtgaagctccgacggtgttggcaagatcttcaacggcatcttcatgggaatgtgtgtgagaagccatggcgccggcgcgacgccacccggcgccggcgccgtagtcatccgcggcggcaagaagaggttgcgcgcgaggccgacgctcggcggagctccggcggtggcgacgccagcgctcgccgcgctagggtttccggcggcggcggcgacggcggctgcggctgcggcggaggGGGGGGGTCGCGGATGTACAGCGGGGTGAGCGGGGCGCCGGTGTGCGCGTCCATGGCGGGGggcagggcgccggcgccggcgcacgcggggcgtaggacgaggagagggagagagtgtggGCGTGAGCGCTCGAGTGTGCGGCGCGCTGTAGCTGGCGCTCCAAGTACACCGCGCGGATAAGTGTTTTTGACCGCGCGCCCAACCCGATATCgcgcgcgcgccgtttttgcgcgcccgctggagcgagccgccgcgttgcgcgcgcgctaaaaaggcctattttgcggcgcggcgctagtttagcgcggctgttggagatgctcttagttgaTAAAATTAACTCAAGTTTAGAACTTGAGATTGGGATATATAACAAAGCACCCAAACCGTCCAATGGCAAGATGGTCAGCCTGTTGGAACTAGAGGTTGACCGATGGCATTAGGTAAATATAAGCTACGGTACCAAAAGTGTCCATAGAAAATGGATTTTTAAGGACAGTTGAAACTCTTAAGCTTATCCAGATGAGAGAATGCAGAGTTTGGAGAACATGGGCAAGTTGCCACTGTGCTCAGGGATCATGAGGCAAGCCTGCCTGTCCGTCGTAGCTCCTCTCTGTTCAGCCATATGCCTGAAAGAGACTCCAGGGCAGGGATCCATCCATGCATACAGCCAAAGGCCGGCAGTGCCAAATTGGCAATAGAATCTAATCGTCTACGCACAACGTACACATGTGCAATTTTGCTCTTATCTGCGACTCCAACTCCTCTGATCATTGGTGCACTTCACTTGTTTTCCAGAAGATACCAATGGAATTGTCACTGCCCCTGTGTTGGTTTTTACTGCCCACTTTGAATTAGGAAGAAACAAACGAGAAGGCGGCAATCTCTGCTCACTTCTTGTTCTATTCCTGCTAATCATGCAGACTTTTGttgtttttctttcttcatttttctATTATGCTGTGATACCAAGTGCAATTCGTCTGTAAGAACAAGAAGGCTTTGTTGGCAGCTATCAAGACAAGATTGGCATAGGGCACAAGAGGTTCCGAATGTTGCCCGATATCCATGGTTCAAAGAAATCGAAAGTTAATCATTGTCGAAGTTCTGGCATGAGTTGTTTTGTGCCGTTTCTCTAGTAACTTGGCCTTTTTGTAAGAGTAGGATAGTAAGAGCTACTCCCTTCGTTTAAAATTACTTGTCttgaaaatagatgtatctagaactgaaatacatttagatacattcATTCGATGAGTAATTCCGaacacggagggagtactattgagTAGTAAGAGCTATTCATGCCAACGCATGCATGATGAACCGTTGGTTCAGACTTCAGACCCGATAAATAAACTACAGCGTTGAAGTCAGACTCTGTTCCCCACACTTGCCTTTACAATCATGCAActgtttctttttgttttgttgTGTGATCTGCTATCTTGTCATTTTTCAAGAACAAGTTGATGTTTCGAACTGTTTGGACACAGTGGTGCCATCTGTCATGGGGCTGAGTTTTCTGAATATTATCTAGTATCCTATGGTACTATATAAGGGCATCTTCAACTATGACCTGTAAATTTTCTTCCTTATCCGTCGGTGAAAATGCGAACTAACCGTCAATGCGAACTAATCGGATGAAATTCGTTCAAAAATGGCCGGATTTCATAAAAACATGCTGGATtacatataaacatgacggattttaTATATTTACATAAGCGGTGCTCGTCCGGTACTAGAGGTATAACTAATACACCTAATCTATAGCCGCAGGCACCCGCTCCTCTTGTCAGGCAGTGAGCCCAGAAAACTAAAGCTTCGCCTTCTCCAGTTCTACCTCGCCGCTCTCCAGCTACGCCTCCGTAACCTCCGCCTCTGGAGACCCGGGAAGTGAAGTTGTCCACCTCCACGTTGCTGCCATGCGGCTAATCGGCGCCGATGTTGAGCCCATCAAGCTTGGCTTCAATGGGAGAGAaggagcggtggccttcttggGAGCCGAGCGGTGTCGGCTTGCGCCTCTTGGAATtgctcctcccgcaccatgtccatgTAATGGGCATGAGCCTCGTCGATGGTCATGATGCAAACACCGGCGAGGGTGGCCCGAACGAGGAGGGTGGCGCCGGCTCGTCGTCAACCGcgtcctccattgggacgtcatcgtcctctgGTTGCCTGCCGGGCAGCCAGCCGGCAGCAACGGCGGCCATCTCCTTCTAGTCCGTCGCCAGACCGTCCCAGAGAGCTTTGGAGCGTGAGGAAGTCATGGTTGGAGTGTTGCGGAAAGGAGAAAGGATCGGAGGCGGATGAATGCGGCCTTCTCCGGTAAATTCGTCTACCAGGACATCGCGACTTCTCCTGGGCCGGAGCCCCTGACCCAAATCTAGTCTATTAGACTGTCGTTCAAAATTAGGATCTTCCTGAGGCTGTGGATTCGAGGTCGGGTTCCCTCTAGGTGGAGGTACTCAAGCGAAATGGCCCTGGCGATGGGATATGCCCGTTGTGCGCGTCTGAGGAGGACTCTAATCACATTTTCTTCACCTGCGTGTCCGCACAGTTCTTGTGGTCTTACTTTCGCGAGGTGGTTGGCGGACAGTCGTGCAAAACCAACTTTCCCGACCTATTCGTCGaactccccctccctccctcccccccccaagccGGATTACTCTGTGAATGTGCGATGGCGATGGCAGTGGTCTCTGCCATTCAtccctccttttttctgttttttctttaagggcttgttgagttgtgccttCAGCAGAACCCTTTctgacttgtgtgtgtgtgtgtggcatgGACTTGTGTGTACTCTTTGTGGCTCTAGtggtttgctttatctataaagtgggGCAAAAGCCTTTTTCGGTTACATCCggggcagcagtttatatagcaacgGTGGACGATAGAGGGACGGATGGGTGGCaccggagtagctgcctcggcacATGTTACTAATGTGGGAGGTAGAACGGATGGACGgccatccactactagggaaaacctgatacacagaaatttagcaacagcgcgggtcaaaaaagcgcgctagtgctatatagcagtagcgatttaagagaaaccgcgctacagatacaaacttagcagtagcgctggtagtcGCGAAAGCGCTACTATTAATATTCCCATTGGcagaatgataggctacgcatagcagtagcgggcttagatgaaacgcgctaccgctagggcataattAGCAGCGCGTTTCCagggaagagcgctactactaacggaaataaaataagatgaaaaacaaatagaaaagtaaatgaaaatgaaagaaatagaaaaaggagaaaggaaaaaataaaatgtaaagcaaaataaacgaaaaagcgaaaaattggaggaaggcatagcagcagcgtgtgtttgtaagaggcgctatagctaacgtagctgcagcgcgtgtcctagacccccgctatagaaacagaaaaggaaattaaaaaaggaagaaatttacatagctatagcagcagcgcgttttgcaaaaaccgctatagctatcttagcgatagcgcgttttgcgaaacgcgctaccgctaagtttgacttaaccaaaaaaccgctTCCCCCcgaccacttctcccccaaatccctcaacccaccccgcgcGCCGCCATCTCCCCGATTCAccatcgccccacttcgccgccgacgttgacgccaccagagccgtgtgccgtcgacgacaccggagccgcccccaacgccacggagccgcgcggcctcgtcaacgccaccggagccgccgtcgacgccaccttcctcgccgtcaccggagacgcccctgcctccctcgccgtcaccggagacgcccctgcctccctcgccaccactgcctccgtcgccaccaccggagccatcatctgtaagcccccacccctcctctctctctcatgcatataggttagccagtttaattaggttaattatctaggttagggcaaaaatttagttagggctttgacagagaagtagttaggttaactagtttaattaggttaattatcgaggttagtgcaaaaacttagttagggctttgacagagaactagtcaggttaactagtttaattaggttaattatccaggttaattagtgcaaaaatttattttaggctttgacagagaactacctgcgttaactagtttaattagggttaattatctaggtaaactagattaactaactaggttaaataggtaggttaattaggttcgttggattaacaagctaggttaagtagattggcaaaggtttttgatttttgaaaagaccactatttttcaaggaaaagaatttaggcaaattttattttcattgaaatggtcatgttatatctttttattgaagttgttcgattgtgcccaagtggctttgttgtttccagggaatgatgctgagtggcctatgtgttgccggaatgttgattcatttctgttccggcaaatttcaggttctcgatttgtccactttttagcaaaggtcatgccgaaattttccgtgaatttcggcatgacttgtgctacaaactaggacatatcgagtgcccgggatttgccgcaccaggaaggagtcaacattcctgcaaaacaatagtcctttttcatgtcattattcattttattaggtctagaattaattgactagatttaatcataggaaacatggctagcaacgatgaaggacagggttctggtgattgcgacgacgtctaccgggcggtagacgaattttttagccttaccgacgatcaacagatgttgttgctgggcccaccggtggcatcggggactgagaccgacacgcagaccggtgctgagaccgacacgcagaccggtgctgagactgagaccggcgctgagattcagaccggcatcgagaccggcgctgagaccggtgatggagtcatgtacctagggtaaggtcacagacctgatctaagtaccctgcccaaggacacccttagaagagatcaccttctagtcgacctacgagggactcactcgactgacttgaaggactcgaccacgaagactcactcgaccaccagaaggtcaagaggcactctgcactgcaacggcctgtaattaagtagactttatgatagtaaagacactttatgtggggcgttaccagtaacgccccggacttaatgtaccttaaacccttccttacgtgggttggctggggtcctggcgcactctatataagccaaccccctccacaggcagaagggttgggcaccctgtaatccatatacacataatccactcgaccgcctccgggctccgagacgtagggcttttacttcctccgagaagggcctgaacttgtacatctcttgtgcttacaacctctccatagctaggaccttgcctctccatacctaccccccccccactctactgtcagacttagatccacgacagttggcgcccaccgtggggcaggtgttttagcgattttgtggagaagttgcgattcttccgagtactttcatcatggtagctgctggagttttggtcgagggtcgaaagattcgtctcggtgctctcaccttcgtcgccgacgactccgcctggctccaggaggctccactcgacgttgatgcgctccccgtccgcggtgctacacattttcgcgcatgtgtccgcggcgttctgctgcggcaaccgtcgaccccatatcggtcgactcccctatcgaccaccctcccggtctcccgccagcgcaagcgctcgggtcggtcgaggcttcagcggtgggtgagacacgcggtggctcgccagacggccaccacccaagttgcggcaatcgagcccgacgaatctctctacggcctgttcgatctgtcgactggctccgtagagactgcatccgaatgcgatagcagtgatccagcggcggaaatcttgatggtcgacgggcctcgcagcccccctggcttcgcccgtgatggtggggcaggcgacggaggtgaccccgcacgagaccacgaagagtaccagcccgagccactcgactctctgcaaagagaggaacttcgccgcaggaacatggatgccctgcatactcccatcgcaggagaaacccccgaggctcgcgccttggaggaagcacgtttggccaatttggccgaacgcgctcgcctggagaatcttcagcgagcactcgacgagcgcgcgcggcaacgagttcccgacgccagtcgacgtcaactcttcccgccgactcaggtatatcgaaccccaatccagaatttagcagctgcgacccgtattgcagagtccatccagccctctcagtcggaagctggcagaggcttgatgcagatcagggatctgctccgggcagcaggagatcagaattcagccgtgtcgcagtcgcgcaacagaattcacagtcgatccgtcgctgcgaatacggttcagtcggctcacagtccccgatcgcctccgcggcgtgaggggcgCGAGAATcagcgagaccaatatggagaccgacacgaccgagatgataggcgtcgagtgcccacttcccctccgaggggtgggtcttacgctcctcggcagcaagatgacagacgtcagctcagtgcggggcgaagagttccagtcgaccccagggaaccaggcttcgacgcgcgatccattatagtgcaaggcttggtcgaccggaacagagcccatcaaggtggactcgacagagatgcgcccatgAGCAGTCGAGTGCAcatttctggtccggaatgtttcagcagagctatcagagccacagtgattcctcccaatttcaggttggcaacaggagtcagcaagttcaccggtgagtctaagcctgaaacttggcttgaggactaccgagtggcggtccagattggtggtgggaatgacgaggtggccatgaagcatttgcccctcatgttggaaggttctgccagagcgtggttgaatcagttacctcctagcagcatttacacttgggaagatttgtcccgagtgttcgtcagaacgtttgaaggaacttgcaagtgaccggctggattgacggagctgcaagtctgcgtgcagaagaccaatgagactctcagggagtatattcagagatggatcactttgcaccatactgtggagaatgtgtctgatcatcaggcagtctacgccttcaaggatggtgttaagaacagagaattgagtttgaaatttggtcaaaccggagacatgaccttgagtcggatgatggaaattgctaccaagtacgccaacggcgaagaagaagaccgactccgaagcggcaagcacaagccgagccggtcggagaagggaaacaccagtcggaaacagaagcggaaggctgaaccggcagctcctggagaggctctggccgtgactcatggaaagtttaaagggaaaccaaaaggatcctggaaccttaagaaggtaaaggataaagaagggaacgacgtgatggatatgccgtgtcacatccacacaaagaaagacgaagaagggaatatcatttacccaaagcataccactcgccaatgtcgactcctgatccagcagtttcaaggaaaacagtctaaggacaaggaaaaggagtcggacaaggccgaagacaaggaggacagtgaggaaggatatccgcatgtcaactccactctgatgatctttgcagatgtggaaagcaagagtcgattgaaagtcattaaccgcgaggtgaacatggttaccccagcaaaagcaaattatctgagatggtcccaaacacccatcacattcgaccaatctgatcacccgactcatattgccacccctgggaggcaagctttggtggtcgatccagttgtcgaaggcactcgactgacaaaagtgctgatggacggtggtagcgggctgaatttgttgtatgcagacacactgaaaggaatgggcattccgatgtcccgactgagcaccagtaacatgagctttcatggagttataccagggaagaaagccgagtcactcggccaaatagctctggacgtggtgtttggtgattcgaaacattttcgcaaagagaagttgacgtttgaggtcgtggattttcagagtgcatatcatgccattttggggagaccagcttatgcacggttcatggctcgaccatgttacgtgtacctcaaattgaagatgcccggccccaaaggagtgatcactgtcaccggtgatcagaaaaaggcagaagagtgctttcagaagggctcaaagattgctgattcccaggtgacagcggtcgagttcgaagaatacaagcaaaacgcagatccgagtgatttgctgcgatccaagaaacccgccacagagtctgcatttcagtcgtccggtgagacgaagcctgttcacattcacccgaccgaccccgatgcagctccgacccacatctccacaacactcgacccgaaataggaagaagcgctcatccagttcctccgtgagaactgggacatttttgcatggaagcccgctgacatgccaggtgttcccaggggactggctgagcatcgcctaagagtcgactcatctgcaaaaccagtcaaagagcatcttcggcggtccgccgtccagaagagaaaagccattggtgaggaagtggctcgactgttggcggcaggatttatccgagagatataccactccgagtggctcgctaatgtcgtcatggttcctaagaaggacaaatcgctccgaatgtgcattgatttcaagcacatcaaccgggcctgcccgaaagatcattttcctctccctcgcatagatcaaattgttgactcgaccgcgggatgcgagagattgtcttttctagacgcctactccgggtaccaccagatccgtctgtacggacccgacgaggtaaaaacagctttcatcactccattcgggtgcttctgctatatcaccatgccattcggcctcaagaatgccggagccacatttatgcgaatgattcagaagtgtctactcactcaaatcagtcggaatgtggaagcgtatatggatgatatcgtcgtcaagtcacgaaaaggttccgacctgctcgctgacctcgccgaaacatttgccaacctcagaaggtatgatatcaagctcaatccatcaaagtgcacatttggagttcctggtggcaagttactcggttttctcgtttccgaacgagggaatcgacgctaatccagagaagatcggcactattctccgaatgaaacgccctgtgcgagtgcacgatgtccagaagcttactggatgcttggccgcattaagtcgattcatctcacgactcggtgaaaaggcattgcctctttaccgactgatgaagaaggcagacaagttcgagtggactccagaagctgatgcagcgtttgccgagctaaaagctctgctctccacccagccggtgcttgctgctccaatcagcaaagagcctctgttgctctatatcgcagccacaggacaagtcgtcagtactgtgcttacggtcgagcgggaagaagaaggaaaagctctcaaagttcagcgcccagtgtattatttgtctgaagtcttgactccatccaagcagagatatcctcattatcagaagcttgtgtatggaatatacatgaccacaaagaaggttgctcattatttctctgatcattccatcacagtcgtcagcgacgctccactatcagagattttgcacaacagagatgcaactggtcgagtggctaaatgggcgattgaacttcttccccttgatatcaagtttgaggcaaagaaagccattaagtcctaggcaatagcagatttcctcgccgagtggattgaacagcagcagccgactgaagttcactcggagcattggaccatgtttttgatggctctaagatgttgaatggttccggtgctggggttgtcctggtttcccccagaggagataagctcagatatgtgctccagattcactttgattcctccaacaatgaggcagaatatgaggccctcttatatgggttgcgcatggccatttcactcggcgtccgtcgcctgatggtctatggcgactcagatttagtggtcaaccaagtgatgaaggagtgggacgtgagaagcccagccatgactggatactgcagtgcagtgaggaagctggaaaagaagttcgaggggttggagctccatcatataccccgactgaaaaatcaagcagctgatgatctagcaaagataggttccaagagagaagccattccgagtggtgtgttcttggagcata is a genomic window containing:
- the LOC123089992 gene encoding heparan-alpha-glucosaminide N-acetyltransferase-like, giving the protein MEKGQDIAASGGEKGSEQHAIDVVPVEVEHGDGKGVVHAGAGDDTEKERLVVVEEPQKKKSTRVAALDAFRGLTIVLMVLVDDAGGAYQRMDHSPWNGCTLADFVMPFFLFIVGVAIAFAMKRVPNMGAAVKKVSVRTLKMLFWGLLLQGGYSHAPDDLAYGVDMKVIRWCGILQRIALVYFVVALIEVFTIKVRPVTVRSGPYAIFHAYRWLGGFIVFVVYMVTTFSLYVPDWSYVYHSDGDVNDGKRFTVQCGVRGHLDPACNAVGHVDRVVWGINHLYSQPVWIRTKDCTFSSPESGPLRADAPSWCLAPFEPEGLLSSISSILSGTIGIHYGHVLIHFKTHKERLKHWLSMGISLLLLGILLHFTKAIPINKQLYSISYVCFTAGAAGIVLSAFYMLIDVWGLRVPFLFLEWIGMNAMLVYVLAAQGIFAAFVNGWYYESQDKTLVNWIQKHVFVNVWHSERLGTLLYVIFGEILFWGVVSGILHKLGIYWKL